TTGTATTGCCGTTTCATAAGTGAAAGGGGGCAATGGAAATTTTTTTTCCATGATTGTTGATTTTAGATTGTTAATTATAAAGTCAAAGGTAGCGTTGTACCGTTTAGGTCTATGGCGTTTTTTATCGCGTTTGCGGTACAATTCACATATTCTTAATTCATAGAACCGAGTAATAGAATTTCAATCATCAGCTTTTGACATGCTTTTTTTAAAGCGACGAAGCTATTTATAGGAATCACCAATGAGGTGGTTATCAGGGTGATCAAAGATTTAAAGACTTCCCATCTTTTAGATCAAATTGTACCGCAGATCTCCCAAATAGCACCACAATCATCACTACATCGGGAATTACCTTTGTCTTCATAAAAAAAACAAATGGAAAAGAAATCATTAATTGAACAAATCAAAGCTGGCAAAAAAGCGAAGGGTGTTACTTATACTGATCTTGCTAAAGCAATTGGGGCAAGTGAAGTGTGGACTGTTCACGCCTTGCTTCGTCAGGCAACATTAAGTCAGCCGGATGCAAACAAAATTGGCGAGATGCTAGGACTATCATCTGAGATAATTGAAGAGCTACAAACAATACCGACTAAAGGTCATGATGATAGCGGAACGCCTCTTGATCCGACCTTGTATCGTCTACAGGAAATGATGCAAAGTTTTGGCCCGGCCATTAAATTGCTGATCAACGAGAAGTTCGGCGATGGCGCAATGAGTGGTATAAGCTTCCATATGGACGTTGAAAGATTAGAAAGCACAGATGGGCCACATGTAAAATTGACTATGACCGGTAAGTACTTATCGTTTAATAAATTTTAATCGTCAAAAGACGCGGCTTTTTAACCGTTCAATAAAAAAATGAAAAATGAATAACTTAGTTCACAATTACAAAAAACGTGTTCAGGGTTTCGACGACAGTTATCGGGAATTGTTAACTGGAAATTTGGAGTTTGTTAAAAGCTCATTAAAGAAAGACAGAGATTTTTTTCAAAAACTTGCCTCCGGTCAATTCCCTGAAATTCTTTGGATCGGTTGCGCAGACAGCCGTGTTCCGGCGAACCAAATAACAGCGACTGAGGCAGGCAAAATTTTCGAACATCGCAATATTGCAAACGTTTGCCAGCATTCGGATATCAATCTATTGAGTGTGTTGGATTACTCAATTAATAGTCTTCAGGTTAAGCATGTTATTGTAGCAGGTCATTATCGATGTGGCGGAGTTTACGCAGCCTTAAAGGGTCAACTAGTGGGGCTAATCGACCACTGGTTGTTACACATCCGCGACATTTATGATCAACATCGTCATGAAATCGATTCCTTAAATAACGAAATCGAGAAGTGGGATAAACTCGTAGAGTTAAATGTACTACATCAAGTATATAATCTGTCCCGTGCGCCAATTATTGACAAATCTTGGATGGACGGTTCAGAGGTAGTTATCCACGGTTGGGTAATAGATTTAGAATCAGGTTTTGTAAAGGAGATGTATCAAAGCGATATAAATTTTAGGACTGATAGTAAAGTCTGGGCAATTGATTGATAGTTTCAGTTTGATCTTTCGGCCGGTGTCTTTTGTATGTTTTCCGCACCTGGTCTGCTGTAAGTATGCGCAATAAGGTAAGTCACTTTCGCATCATCTACATTTTTGTCCTGCAACAATATTGAAAGCTCAACCGGGCACATGCCCAGGTAATATACATTTCAATTCCGGCTCACTCCTTTGAATTAAGTGGTAGAGTTTGCGTGAATGTGTGAGAAAGAAATTTTGTTAAATCCAGTTGGTGGGGGTGCCCAGTCTGTCATTTCGGCCTTAAAGTGACTGTCAACGGTGCTTCTCATTTGATTTGTCAACCCGCACTCCTGCAGCGCTGTTATTACGCTGTTAGAAGGCCATTTTTCAGGCCCAACTTGCAAGTAGTTTGCAAGTAACGGGCAAGAGAAAGTGCTTGTCATTTGCTTGTCAACAATAGTGGTAGAAAGCGTAAAAAAGTGACACATATTTGACATGCGGGAAATAAAAAAACCCTGTAAATCAATGACTTACAGGGCCTAATTGGTGCCCAGAACAGGAATCCCTGAGTTCTGGATATCAGTTATTTAAACCCTGGTGTGTCAAAGGAGTGTCACAAAAAATAAAAAAGCCTATTTACGTGCCCGTTAGTGTGCCTGTTTCGCACTTTTTAACAGTTTCTGCCTGTCAAAACAAAGATAAGATAATTGAGATTGACACACAAATGAGGATATCACGTATATCTGGTCATAACAAAGGGCTATTTGAAAAACATCAAAAAATGTGGTACTGAAGTAAAAATTAAATTTATACTGTTATAGTTGCGTGGGTTCGAGTCCCGTTTCTTCAGCGAAGAAGTTTCATCAGCAATGATAGACTTTTTTTGATTTTACTCCATTTACTTTTAGTGTGTGATTTTCAGAGATCAAGTCAAATCTGGTTGAAAAATTGGGGGATTCCATCTTCCGGCCTGCAATATGACGGAAAAAGAGGACTCACTTTGCGATTCGAAATGCCCCGGTTTTTTCATTATAGTAAATGTCTTCTAGAAAAACCAGATTTTGAAGCATCTTCCACCTCTTTGAGTTCCCTGGTATGATCTGCACATGGATATACTGAAGGAAATTCCAGCTGCACCTTTTAATCACAGGCCTATACTAGCTTTGTATTCCTTCGTTAATCTATAATTATAAGTCGGCTTCTCATCCCTATGGTCTGTTACTTCTTTCGAAATGAATCCCAAATAACATAATGACTCTAATCGCCAATAAACTGATTTTACTTTATGACCAAATTTGATTTCAAAATCTCTTTGAGGAATACTCTCTCGCCTTCTAGTTTCATTTTCTATATAATCAAGAATTTCCCTTTGACTTCCGGGAATCCTGTCTTTACGTGTAGAAAAATCAATCTCCAGTTCCTTTAACAAATACTCGGGTATAATCATTTTTGATATTCGGGGAAGAGCAAGTGTTTCATCTATTTTTTGCTGGTACCTATCTGAGGCATTTAATTTCACTTGTAACTTATCTGCAAGCTCTCTAACAAGCTGTTGCAAGTGAGCAGCATTTTCACAGGATAGTGTGTTAAGCTCTGTAAGGGGTGCCTTAAGGTCATGTATTTTAAATCCGGGGGCAAGAAGTGGAATAAGGTTTTTATTTGCGCCCCAACGTGCTCCCAATTCGAAAGCAACGTACGTTGATTGAAGACTGTGGTAAGAAATCAAGCCAATAAAAGCATCGGCTTCATGAACCTCTTGGCGAAGGCTTTCATGAATAGGTACTCCCCCTGCAAGGCGGTATCCATCCAAGCTTGTACATCGTATTTCTTCCATAGGTATGGTTAAAGACGATTGAATTAAATTAACCAGGGTACTAACGATTTGCAAATCTTTTGAACTGTGACTTATGAACAACATATTAGTAGATATTCATTGCATGGAATTTATAGCTTCTTCATTACGTAACTTAAAAATAAAGAGGTATTCTGTGTTCAAAGGTGATCTGCCTCATGCTCTTTAAATAAAGCACAATAAACACAAGTATAGGCTCACTTATCCAAAATTCAACCGCATAGTTTTTTTTATAAGCACCTCTTTTATTTTCCACAATCTCTACTGCATCTACAAATTTACTACATTGAAATTCATAGTCGAATCGATATTCAACTTTTTCAATTTTTTGCAAGAAAGGAAGTGGCGCATCCACATATAATTTTATCCAATACCCGGTTGGTGAATCTGATTCTTTTTCGTGCATAATTTTGAAATAAGACGCTTTTCCATTAATGCCTTCCATTAATTTATAGAAGTCAATAACGAAATTTCCGGTAGCATTCAGCACTTGAAAGGTACTCATGTAGGTTGGTATCGGGACATCATCAATTCGGATAATAAATAATTTTCGAACGCCTGTTTTCAGCTCATCCTGTTGTACCCATTTTACTTCCTGTTGTACAAATGTTGAAATTGCAGAATTATTTGACAAAATCAGTATAAAAAAATCATTTTTCCTGACACTGCTCAAAAGATATTGTTTCCATCTAACACCGGTTTTTATTTTATAGAGATCAAGAAACACATCGTGTCCTGAATCCATCAACTGAATATGCTTTCTTAATGTCTCTGCAAAAGCTAAATCCTTTCTGGAGTAGGATATAAAAAAAGATGACATATTAGCCTTTTTTTAGTACTGTTAATGAGATAGAAATTCTAATTCAATGTAAACAGGAAATCAGTAACATTTAAATGACTTACGTAATCTAATATTTCTCACGACCAAATTAAATCTACTTATGCATGAATCCCAAAAGCACTTTCGGCAAACTGAGCGTCCTTCAACCAGTTTATATTGCCCTACTTGAAATGGCCACCGCTGCCATTTCAAGATTGGTCAGCGTTTTTGCCCTGCAATCAAACGCGCTTTAATGCCTGATTGAGTTCGCCGATATACTTTGCCCACTAAGACGATATCAAACATTTGCTGCCCGTATGGACTGCTGATAAGCTCTGTCTTTGTTTTGGAAAAACTTTTCGCCTTCCCGTTGGCGTAACGTTAACGGTATTGCCTACACATAGTTTAAGAATTCTATCAATGCTTAACTGGTGCTTTTCTAATACCGGCCACACCTCACCTGTCTTCTGGCAGGTAAGCGCCGTCAGCATGTTAACGGTATAATGCGTGTTCTGAATAGTAGGCTCAATTTTGTTTTGAAACTGTTGTTTAAACCAAGCAATATCTTCTCCGTTTGGCATTATTGGTATGTTTTTCTAAATTAATTTCTTTGGTATAATGGGACGGTTTTTAAAACTTATTTCCTTTCTTCCTTAAGCGCCTCTATTATGCATTTTATCCAAATGCCTTCATTTACTTTTTTTGAATAAAGCGCCTTATGATGAACACCAATTAAATTCCAACTCTTGTTGAACACGGGACTGCCTGAACTGCCTTTCGCTGTTGGTGTACTGTAAGGGACAAATAATTGACAAGATGATTTTTTCCTTTTTTTAATTT
The Niastella koreensis GR20-10 genome window above contains:
- a CDS encoding carbonic anhydrase, whose translation is MNNLVHNYKKRVQGFDDSYRELLTGNLEFVKSSLKKDRDFFQKLASGQFPEILWIGCADSRVPANQITATEAGKIFEHRNIANVCQHSDINLLSVLDYSINSLQVKHVIVAGHYRCGGVYAALKGQLVGLIDHWLLHIRDIYDQHRHEIDSLNNEIEKWDKLVELNVLHQVYNLSRAPIIDKSWMDGSEVVIHGWVIDLESGFVKEMYQSDINFRTDSKVWAID
- a CDS encoding toll/interleukin-1 receptor domain-containing protein; translation: MLFISHSSKDLQIVSTLVNLIQSSLTIPMEEIRCTSLDGYRLAGGVPIHESLRQEVHEADAFIGLISYHSLQSTYVAFELGARWGANKNLIPLLAPGFKIHDLKAPLTELNTLSCENAAHLQQLVRELADKLQVKLNASDRYQQKIDETLALPRISKMIIPEYLLKELEIDFSTRKDRIPGSQREILDYIENETRRRESIPQRDFEIKFGHKVKSVYWRLESLCYLGFISKEVTDHRDEKPTYNYRLTKEYKASIGL
- a CDS encoding toll/interleukin-1 receptor domain-containing protein, whose amino-acid sequence is MSSFFISYSRKDLAFAETLRKHIQLMDSGHDVFLDLYKIKTGVRWKQYLLSSVRKNDFFILILSNNSAISTFVQQEVKWVQQDELKTGVRKLFIIRIDDVPIPTYMSTFQVLNATGNFVIDFYKLMEGINGKASYFKIMHEKESDSPTGYWIKLYVDAPLPFLQKIEKVEYRFDYEFQCSKFVDAVEIVENKRGAYKKNYAVEFWISEPILVFIVLYLKSMRQITFEHRIPLYF
- the cynS gene encoding cyanase codes for the protein MEKKSLIEQIKAGKKAKGVTYTDLAKAIGASEVWTVHALLRQATLSQPDANKIGEMLGLSSEIIEELQTIPTKGHDDSGTPLDPTLYRLQEMMQSFGPAIKLLINEKFGDGAMSGISFHMDVERLESTDGPHVKLTMTGKYLSFNKF